A window of the Linepithema humile isolate Giens D197 chromosome 4, Lhum_UNIL_v1.0, whole genome shotgun sequence genome harbors these coding sequences:
- the LOC136999639 gene encoding uncharacterized protein, producing the protein MIRQKMRRLGRFLQMLKNKYSDITDFASIYYPRYSSACIEAINRLAGLSLCGKFYKTPSLASSLGGLIKELGKILINRFIRKEEYDKKLLAEDFLKVFSEDFATYITKTISETMNQNKRHKKIVLPSKSDIIKLHGFLQEKRRTAYNFLKEEFSYEAWLTLTKVTLTSVQVFNRRRAGEIQRTLIEDYKSYQGINYQTNEMYETLSTRAKEIAKRYVRFTLRGKLGRTVPVLLTGELRDCIDMILKYRKAAKVSVNNPYLFGLPSIVKNKYRYLSACDLLRQYAVECGAENPETLRATELRKHIAAICINYNLSENEISSLANFMDHADKIHLVHYRQPVIEKEILEISQYLEAAQGIDQDDNSDDNSDDTDSRCSEFAVNNIGVINDDENVLQTLKQTQNNEATNKVTLNQITHDLQENTLRGLCFLHLQINLHIINTKINLYIININ; encoded by the coding sequence ATGATAAGACAAAAAATGAGGAGACTCGGCCGCTTTCtacaaatgttgaaaaataaatattcagacATTACAGATTTTGCTTCTATTTATTATCCACGATATAGTAGTGCCTGCATTGAAGCAATTAATAGATTGGCAGGTTTATCTTTATgtggaaaattttacaagacTCCATCATTAGCATCATCACTTGGAGGTTTGATAAAGGaacttggaaaaattttaattaatcgttttattagaaaagaagagtatgataaaaaattgcttgcTGAAGATTTCTTAAAAGTATTTTCTGAAGATTTTGCAACATATATTACTAAAACGATATCTGAAACAatgaatcaaaataaaagacataAAAAGATTGTTTTGCCTTCTAAAtcagatattattaaactacatggctttttgcaagaaaaacgtcgaacagcttataattttttgaaagaagagTTTTCTTATGAAGCATGGCTTACACTTACAAAAGTGACGCTAACATCGGTACAAGTATTCAATCGTCGAAGAGCTGGAGAGATACAAAGAACACTCATTGAAGATTACAAGTCTTATCAaggaattaattatcaaacaaATGAAATGTATGAAACACTTTCGACACGTGCTAAAGAGATTGCTAAAAGATATGTACGTTTTACATTAAGAGGTAAACTTGGACGAACAGTACCAGTTCTATTAACAGGAGAATTAAGAGATTGTATTGacatgatattaaaatataggaAAGCTGCAAAAGTTTCAGTAAATAATCCCTATTTATTTGGTCTGCCttctattgtaaaaaataagtatagaTATCTCTCGGCATGTGATTTGTTGCGACAATACGCAGTAGAGTGCGGCGCTGAAAATCCTGAGACATTACGTGCAACTGAGTTACGAAAACATATAGCAgcaatatgtattaattataatttatcggaGAATGAAATTTCATCACTCGCGAACTTCATGGATCATGCTGATAAAATACACTTGGTTCATTATAGACAACCTGtcatagaaaaagaaattttagaaatatctcAATATTTAGAAGCGGCACAAGGAATTGATCAAGATGATAATTCAGATGATAATTCAGATGATACAGATTCCAGATGTTCGGAGTTtgctgtaaataatattgGTGTTATCAATGATGATGAAAATGTACTTCAAACATTAAAGCAAACTCAAAATAACGAAGCTACTAATAAAGTTACATTGAATCAAATAACTCAcgatttgcaagaaaatacaTTAAGAGGTTTGTGTTTCttacatttacaaattaatttacacattataaatacaaaaattaatttatacattataaatataaattaa